The stretch of DNA TATTAGCTTACCGCTATTTCGTCGCCCCGGAACTGACGAACCTAAGCCAACGCGGACGGGTACGGTGCAGCGGTTAAAAAGACCAGATGGCACTGTTTTACAAGTAGAATTCTACGGCCCAGAAGACGGACAGCCGATTATTTTATCGCACGGTTGGGGGCCAAATAGTATGGTTTGGTATTACGTAAAACAGCAATTGAGCAATCGATTTCGAGTGATAGTTTGGGATTTGCCGGGACTAGGAAAATCCACTCGACCGAGAAACAGCGATTATTCCCTAGAAAAACTTGCCCGCGATCTTGAAGCCGTCGTTGCCATAGCCGGAGATAAACCTGTATTCCTGCTCGGACACAGCATGGGAGGCATGATTTCCCTAACATTTTGCCGCTTGTTTCCAGAACATCTCGGCCGCCGAGTAGCTGGTTTAATCCTGGTAGATACGACTTATACAAATCCCGTCAAAACCAGTATTTTTACCGGTTTGTTGCGTGCTTTGCAAAAGCCTTTGCTCGAACCAATACTGCGTATCGCCTCAATTCTTTCTCCGATTTTGTGGTTGATGACTTGGCAGAGTTATCTCAACGGTTCGCTATACCTCAGCGTAGAAATATCGGGATTTAAAGGCACAGAAACTCGCGGTCAATTAGACTTTTCAGCATTCTTGTCAGCCTTGGGTTCTCCCCGCGTTCTCGCGCTTGGCACGCTGGCAATGTTCAAATACGATGAAACAAAAACTTTGGCAGGAATTAGCGTTCCTGTGCTAGTTATCTGCGGCAATTCAGATATTGTTACTCTCCCGGCTGCTAGCCAGCGGATGAAAGCAGAATTACCGGAAGCAGAATTGATTACTTTAAAGCCGGGGGGACACATGGCATTGATGGAGAAGAACCAGCAGTTTGCGGAAGTTATTAGGGCTTTTTGTGCTTCGCGATCGTGATTTTTCGCTATAGTCACCCTCACTGATAAATCCTGCCCATCCATGAGAGTCATTTTTTATTGTGGGATGGGCCGGAGAACCCGTCCTAGTTATTTTTACAAATACCAAAAAATCGGTGTATTGCGTCAAAATTGCACATCTTCTCTAGCATCTACTGCCTGCTGTGAAACCTGTTGATTTTTCGCCGCCCAACAAACAGTCTCAATGTATTTTGCTAGACTTGCCGTTGTTGGGGACTCAAACAAATTTCTGACCGACAATTCTATTTGAAAAGCGTCTCGGATGCGGGAAATTAACTGAGTTGCCAGCAGCGAATGCCCGCCTAATTCAAAGAAATTATCGCAAACGCTCACTTGCTGTTTTCCCAAAACTTTAGCCCAAATTTGGGCAACTACTTCTTCAACTTCAGTCCGAGGCGCTCGATAATTCTCTTGGCTATCGCCTATTTCTGCATCTATCTTAAGTAACACCGCGCGATCGACTTTACCGTTAGGATTCAGGGGCAACGATTCCAAAACTCCCAAAGTTTTGGGAACCATATACCCAGGAAGTTTCTGTTTCAAAAATTCCCGCAAATTATCCGCTTGCAGTTGGTTAACTTGGAGTTGGTAATTAATGCTATCGATAACAATATAAGCAGCCAGATATTTGTCTCCAGAAATATTTTCTCTAACAATTACCGCCGCTGCTTTCACTCCTGGGTACTGATTGAGCATTGCTTCAATTTCTCCCAATTCGATTCTGTACCCGCGAATCTTTACCTGGCTGTCAATGCGACCTAAAAATTCGATATTTCCGTCGGGAAGGTAGCGGGCTAAATCGCCAGTTTTATAAAGTTTTGCATTCCTTAATTCTCCTAACTCAGAATTAGCAGTAAAAGGATTAGCAATAAATTTTTCTGCTGTTAAATCGGGACGGTTAAGATAGCACTCAGCGAGTCCATCGCCGCCGACGTGCAGTTCGCCCGGAATGCCGATCGGCACTGGTTGTAAATAGCTATCTAATATATAAATTTGCGTGTTTGCAATCGGCAAGCCGATGGGGACTGACGCTGCTTGTTTTGGTACACCTTGCAACTTGTAAAAAGTAGAAAATGTGGTGTTCTCTGTCGGGCCGTAAACGTGAATTAAATGTTCTGGCGGCCCTTTTTGGAGAACTTCTCGCACGCATTTCGGATCGGCAACTTCTCCTCCAAATAGCAAATACCTGAGCGAATTAAATGCTTGCGGAACACTTGCAGCCATTTTTTGGAACAAGGCAGTAGTTAAGAATAAAATAGTAATACCTTGTTGGCGAATTTCGGAAGCTAACTCCCGGGGTGAAAGCATTGTCTCTGTATTAATTATTACCACGTGAGCTCCGTTCAATAAAGCTCCCCAAATCTCAAATGTAGCTGCGTCAAATGATGTGTTTGAGACTTGAGCAACTTTATCGGCAGCTAATAGTTTTACGTAATTTGTATTAATTACTAGCCGATTTACCGCTTTGTGGGGAATAGCAACACCTTTGGGTTTTCCAGTTGAACCGGATGTGTAAATAAGGTAAGCTAGATTGTCTGAGGTTGCGGTGTTAGCCAGATTTGCCGTGCTTTCTTTAGCGAAAATTTCCCGATCGTCCAGACAGGCGATCGCGCCCTCAAATCCCGCAAAAATATCCGCCAACTTTGACTGTACTAGCAATACATTAACTCCGGCATCTGCTAACATAAAATTGAGGCGATCGCCAGGATAACTCGGATCTAAAGGCAAGTAAGCTCCCCCCGCTTTCAAAATGCCCAACATTCCGATAATTGTATCTGGCGATCGCGCAGCACAAATCCCCACTAAAACACCCGCGCCCACCCCCAATTTTTGCAAATAATGTGCTAGTTGATTGCTGCGATCGTTGACTTCTCGATAAGTGAATTGTTGGTCTGCAAAAGTCAGGGCGATCGCGCTAGAATTTTGCTCGACTATCGCCTCAAATAACTCGTGTACGCACTTATTTCTCGGATAATCTCTCCGAGTATTATTGCATTCAATTAACAGCCGTTGCCGTTCAGCTTCGCTCAACAGAGGCAAGTTAGCAATTCGCCGTTCTGGGTTAGCAATAATGCTTGACAAAAGTATCTTAAAATGTTCTAACATTCTGCTAATGGCAGCTCGATCGAATAAATCCGTGTTGTAGATTGCTGCGCCTCTAAAACTGTCCGCATACTGCCAATCTTTCCCATAGAAACTCCTGAAATTGTCCGCAGCATCCCACAAGTGAAATTCCAAATCGAAACGCGCTGTTTTTACTTCCAAATTGACATAACTCAACTTTAATCCGGGCAACTGTAGCTGCTGTGAAGGCGCATTTTGCAGGCTGAATACCACCTGAAACAGCGGGTTTTGATGCAAAGAACGCTCCGGCTGTAATTCTTCCACCAGTTGCTCAAAAGGCACATCTTGGCGGGCATAAGCAGACATTGTTACTTCCCGAACGCGGCTTAAAAGTTCTCGAAAAGTTGGGTTTCCCGATAAGTCAGTTCGCAGCACTAAAGTATTGACAAAAAAACCGATTAAGCCTTCAATTTCGCTGCGGTTGCGGTTAGCGATCGGTGTGCCAATCGCAATATCTGACTGCTGCGAATAGCGGTACAGTAATACTTGAAATGCTGCTAGTAAAGTCATAAATAAAGTCGCCCTTTCTCGCTGCGAAAGCGCTTTTAACTCGTTGCTCAAATGCGGCGGCAGCTCGAAAAATTCAGTAGCTCCCCGGTAGCTTTGTGCAGCTAATTTAGGTCGAGCGATCGGTAAATTTAACGCCTGAATACCTGTCAATTGCTGCCGCCAATAAACTAACTGAGTTTCTAATACTTCCCCCTGCAAACATTCGCGCTGCCATTCCGAAAAATCGGCATATTGCAGCGGCAATTCTGGCAGTTCAGAAGAGCGCTCGTCTACCAAAGTGGTATAGATAATTCCCAGTTCCCGAATCAACACTCCAAGCGACCAATCATCCGCAACAATATGATGTATATTTATTAATAAAATATGCTCGGTTTCCGACAAACAAATCAGCAGGCCCCGTAGCAGCGGCCCTGTTAATAAATCAAAAGGTTTCTCCGCCTCCAGTTCCGCTAATTTCATGGCTTCTGTTTCCCGTTTTTCTGCGGGTATCTTCTGCAAGTCGGATATATTGAAAACAAACTTTAAATTCGGAGAAATTACTTGTACAGGCTGCCCGTCTACCTCCGCAAAAGTTGTCCGCAAAACTTCATGCCTGCCCACAATTTGATCGAGCGCCCGTTCCAGACAATCCTGGTTGAGTACACCTGTTAAACGCAGTGCGGTTGTGACGTTGTAGAAATGATTGTTCGGCGCTAATTGATCGAGAAACCACAGCCGCTGTTGAGCAAAAGATGCCGGAAACACGAACACTTCTGCTGCTTCAGAAATCTTGAGTTTTTGTCGTTCGTCAAAAATTTCACTCATTGGTTATGTTGCTAAATTTTAGAATTTTTTATAAATTTATCTAAGAATAGCAATTTATGGCAGAAATTGTCCAACACGAGGAAAATATTAATGATAAGTAGAAGGAAGAAGGAAGAGGGAAGAGGGAAGAAGGAAGAAGGAAGAACGCTTATACAGCAAACTTTTTAGCCATCGGTATCTTATGTTTAATTAGGTGGATTTACTTAGATGCCGAACAAAAACTATTTTATAGCTGAGAATTTATATAGGGATAAGTTCTATGAAGCAGGCTTAACTGCGATCCATTGGGTAATCGGTGCAGAAGGTTTCCAACCTAAAAAAGAGCCGATCGCGACTGTGCGATCGATACTAATCCGAATCAGCTCACCTCCATACTCGCTATGCCATTGTAGCACTTTGAGCTCGCTCTCAATGGTCACAGCATTTACTACTAGGCGGCCGTGCGATCGCAGTGCATTCCAGCAGGTTTCAAATAGAGTATCAGTAGTAGCACCGCCGCCAATGAAAACCGCATCAGGTTGAGGCAAGTCTTTTAAAGCCTCTGGCGCTTCTCCCGCAACAATTTTGAGACTGGGAACGCCAAGGGCGGCGGCATTATCGGCAATGTATTGTAGTCTGGTTTGATGACGTTCGATCGCGATCGCGCGGCAGTGGCGATGACTCCGCATCCACTCAATCGCGATCGAACCGCAGCCAGCACCCACATCCCAGAGCAATTCTCCCGGAATTGGAGCTAAAGTTGAGAGAGTGATGGCTCGAACTTCCCGTTTCGTAAGTTGTCCGTCGTGGTGAAAGGCGATATCCGGTAAGCCGGAAATTCGGGGTAGGGGGAATGTTCCGGGAGTGGCGATAACTGCCATTGCGATCGTATTCAAATCAGCTAAATCCGTTGCCTCCCACGTCGCTGCAATGCCCTCAATTACTCGTTCTAACTCCCCCCCCATCCGCTCTAATATAGCGATCTGGCTGTCACCAAAGCCGCGCTCTGTTAGCATTGCGGCAACCTTAGCGGGGGTATGTTTGTCTGCACTCAGAACTAGCAAGCGTGCGCCGGGATAGAAAGCAGATGCGATCGCAGCGATCGGGCGGTTTGTTAAGCTAAAAGTTTCAATTTCCGCAAGGGGCCATCCCAAACGGGCACAAGCCAGACTGAAAGCCGATGCAGCCGGAATAATAGTTATTTGCGAGATGGGAATGCGGCGGGTGAGGGTTACGCCAATGCCGTGACACATCGGATCGCCGCTGGCTAAAATGCAGACAGGTTGTCCTTGGCGGCGGATAATTTCATCAATTGTCGCCTCAATAGGAGATGCCCAAACTAACTTTTCGCGATCGTCTTTTGGCAGCATTGCTAAGTGACGCGCGCCGCCGACAATAATTTTAGCGCGATCGATTAGGGATTGCGCGATCGCGCTTAATCCAGATAGTCCATCTTCACCAATACCCACTACTGAAAGCCATTTTTGCTGAGGACTGGGAATTAGAGATTGAGTGGAGACTTGGCTTGTCATTTCTGATAGATTTTACGGCATCGCTTTTTTGGGAATTATAGACGAAGGAAGAAGGAAGAATAAAAGCGATCGCATACGTGATATTATTCTAGAACCTGAATATGGGAAAGTCCGGTGTAATTCCGGCGCTGTGCCGCAACTGTCAAAGCCAGAACGCCATTGAGGGGGTGCTTTTAGCACGTTCACACTCGATTCCCTGCGTCGCATGGGGAGGATGTTGCTTGTTATCTTTACCTGATTTACCAACCTGTCCAGGTTTATTTTATGGCTCCGTTGCTCGAGATGGGATCTTATCTCGGATGCGGATTCCAGGGGGAATCTTAAATACAGTACAATGTTGTGCGATCGCGGATCTGACTGAGGAATTAGGCGGCGGCTACGTGCAAGTCACTAATCGGGCTAATTTACAGATCCGGGAAATGCGATCGATAATTGGTACTGAAGTCTTTACCAAATTACAAGAATTAGGGATAGCGCCATCCTATCTGGAAATAGACCCGCTTCGCAATATTATGGCAAGTCCCACAGCGGGAATTGACTCACAGCAATTACTCGATACTCGCCTCCTGGTTAAGGAGTTTGACGATTACTTGCAGACACATCCTGAATTATCGGCATTATCGCCTAAGTTCAGTATTTGCTTTGACGGCGGAGAGTCTGTTTCTGTGCGCGATCGCCTGAATGATATTATTTTAGTTGCAGAAAGGCGATCGCCCTTAAAAGAAATTGTTTTTCGCCTGTTTCTGAACGAGACAAAGTATCCCGACACAGGTATTATTATCCCCCAATCTCAGTGTATATCAGTCTTAGCAGCTTGCGCTCAAGTTTATCTGAATTATACCAAAGATCGCGGCTTAATTAAGGATCGGAAACCACGCCTGCGCCACTTACTGGAAGATTGGGGTCAAGATTTCTATCTCGAACAAATTGAAAAATATTTGTCTTTTCCTTTGCAAAGAATTTCACCTGAAAAGGGGATGACTCCAGTTTTAACCAATGGCAATCAATCTGATTTTGAATACAAGATAAATCCTGTTAAGACCAAGACAAATCAAGGTCATTTTGGCGAAGATATAAATCAATTCCCCACAAAAGCAACAACGAAAGACTTGCAAAATTCTGTATTTTCAAGTTATAATTATCTTGGCATTCATCTTCAAAATCAACCAGGTTTATCCTATATTGGGATTGCCTTATCTCTAGGCAAACTGGAATCTAAACAATTGCGAAGCTTAGCAAATTTAGCACAAACTTATGGCAGCGGTACAATCCGGCTTACGCCTTGGCAAAATCTGCTAATTTCTGATATCCCCAACTCTCAACTTCCTGATATCAAACAAGCCATTACTGCATTAGGATTACACTGGTCAGCAAATCGTCCAGATAGTGCATTAATTGCCTGTTCAGGCAAGACTGGTTGCGCTTCGGGTGCGACAGATACTCAAGGTGATGCCTTAAAATTGGCGAAGGATTTAGGAACAAAATTAAGGTTAGATCGACCAATTAATATTCACTTTAGCGGTTGCCAAAAATCCTGTGCCCAACATAATCCTAGCGAGATTACTTTATTGGGAACTGAAATTAAAAATGGGAGTCAGAAGATAGCATCATATATTATGTATGTGGGTGCAAAAGATTCACCCTTTGGGCGGCAACTCTTCCCAGACGTAAATCCGGCTGATATATCATCTTTAATAGAAGGAATGCTGCGAGTTTATCAAAAGATGCGATCGCCCAATGAGTCTTTCGGTGAATTTGCCGATCGCCATCCCATTTCTCAGTTACAACAGTGGTTAAATCCCACTCAAATTCAACATTCTGCATCCCATTCGGTAACTGAAGTATAGCGCAACCACCAAGGCGTTTAAGGCACTCTGAATTGCTAAAGCCTTGATTCTCTTCCCCTCTTCCCTTCTTCCCCTAGCCCCTAGCCCCTAGCCCCTAACCCCTTCTTCCCCCTAGCCCCTAGCCCCTAGCCCCTAACCCCTTCTTCCCCTAGCCCCTAGCCCCTAGCCCCTAGCCCCTATAATTTAATGGATTATATTCGAGACGGGACTGAAATTTACCTCAAATCCTTTGCCATTATTAGAGCAGAAGCAGATTTATCAAGTTTACCTGCGGATTTAGAATCCCTAGCAGTACGCCTGATACATAGCTGCGGCATGACAGACATTGTAGCAGACTTAGCAGCTTCCCCCGGAGCCGCGATTGCCGGACGCAAAGCCCTAGCTGATGGTGCACCCATCCTCTGCGATTCTCGCATGGTAGCCCAAGGCATCACGCGATCGCGCCTCCCCGTTGATAATGCGATAATTTGTACGCTTCAACACCCCGATGTCCCCGCCTTGGCGCAGCGAATAGGAAACACGAGATCGGCTGCGGCGCTGGAATTATGGCAGGATGATTTAAAAGGTGCAGTAGTGGCGATCGGCAATGCCCCTACAGCCCTATTTAGATTACTGGAATTACTGGATGCGGGAATGCCAAAACCCGCTTTAATTCTGGGTTTTCCAGTGGGGTTTGTGGGGGCGGCAGAATCCAAGGCTGAACTCGCTGCCAATAGTCGAGGCGTACCATTTATTACCTTACACGGCCGCCGGGGAGGTAGCGCAATGGCGACAGCGGCCGTGAATGCGTTAGCAAAATTAGATGAAATTTGATAATTGTTAACTGTTAACTGTAACTGGTAATTGGTAATTGGTAATTGGTAATGGCTAATCGCTAATCGCTAATTACCCATTCTCCCATCCTCCCCCATCTCCCCCCATCTCCCCCCATCCTCCCCCATCTCCCCCCCTCTTCCCTAGCCCCTAGCCCCTAGCCCCTAGCCCCTTCTTCCTTCTTCCTTCTATGACAAAATCTACTGGTAAATTATATGGACTGGGTATTGGCCCTGGCGATCCAGAGTTATTAACATTAAAAGCTTATCGGATTCTACAATCAGTACCCGTGATTGCCTATCCCGCAATGGAAAATGGTAAGGTTCTCGCACGGTCGATTGTAGCAGATTATTTGCGGCCGGAACAAATAGAAATTCCCATGCCCTTGCCTTTTAGTCCAACGCGATCGTCTCAACCTTACTACGATATTGCCGCTGAGAAAATTGCTCATTATCTGAGTGAAGGACAGGATGTAGCAGTATTATGTGAAGGCGATCCGTTTTTGTTCGGTTCGTTTATGTACCTCTTCAATCGTTTGTCAGGCAAATTTACCACTGAAGTTGTACCCGGAATTTCTTCAACTTTGGCAAGTGCGGCTCAGTTGGGTGCGCCGTTGACGTATCGTAATGATGTATTGAGTATTATGCCGGCAACACTTTCTGCGGAAATTCTGCGCGATCGCCTAGCTGTTGCTGACGCTGCTATCATTATTAAACTAGGCAGACACTTTAGCAAAGTCCGAGATGTACTCATAGAGTTAGGGCTCTTTGAACGAGCATTATATATCGAACGAGCCACGATGCTCAATCAGCGGATAGTCGCGATCGCCCAAGTCGAGCCCGCAGAAGTTCCCTACTGGGCATTGATTGTAATTCCCAGTCAGCAAAAATCTGTCTCATAAGTAGGGGCTAGGGGCTAGGGGCTAGGGGCTAGGGAAAGAGAGGAAGAGAGGTTAGGGAAGAACGATCCTCAAATCAAGGGTTTTAGAAATTCAGAACGTCCTAAGTGCTATACAATATTTTATAAACAAATAAGAATAACTTGCATTAAGATAATACATCAATGACTATAGATGGGTTTTCATACACCATCCTGTCAATGACCAGATGCAATAATCTATCATTATTGAACAATGAGCATTTCTAGACGTATTTTTCTTGCCAGCGGTACAGCAATGGCTGTCGTGGCAATGGGGGAACTAAGCAAAACAGCCCCAGTTGCAGCCCAAGCAGGAACCCTCAACCTTTATTCAGCGCGTCATTACGACACCGATAATGCGTTGTACCAAAGCTTCACCAAAAAAACTGGGATCAAAGTTAACCTAGTTGAAGCGGATGCTGACCAAC from Kamptonema formosum PCC 6407 encodes:
- a CDS encoding alpha/beta fold hydrolase; protein product: MPLNFLLVWLMGLLSFGILGGGIYILYEWYIGELVATSYLVSGILMVLWSFGGRFISLPLFRRPGTDEPKPTRTGTVQRLKRPDGTVLQVEFYGPEDGQPIILSHGWGPNSMVWYYVKQQLSNRFRVIVWDLPGLGKSTRPRNSDYSLEKLARDLEAVVAIAGDKPVFLLGHSMGGMISLTFCRLFPEHLGRRVAGLILVDTTYTNPVKTSIFTGLLRALQKPLLEPILRIASILSPILWLMTWQSYLNGSLYLSVEISGFKGTETRGQLDFSAFLSALGSPRVLALGTLAMFKYDETKTLAGISVPVLVICGNSDIVTLPAASQRMKAELPEAELITLKPGGHMALMEKNQQFAEVIRAFCASRS
- a CDS encoding non-ribosomal peptide synthetase → MSEIFDERQKLKISEAAEVFVFPASFAQQRLWFLDQLAPNNHFYNVTTALRLTGVLNQDCLERALDQIVGRHEVLRTTFAEVDGQPVQVISPNLKFVFNISDLQKIPAEKRETEAMKLAELEAEKPFDLLTGPLLRGLLICLSETEHILLINIHHIVADDWSLGVLIRELGIIYTTLVDERSSELPELPLQYADFSEWQRECLQGEVLETQLVYWRQQLTGIQALNLPIARPKLAAQSYRGATEFFELPPHLSNELKALSQRERATLFMTLLAAFQVLLYRYSQQSDIAIGTPIANRNRSEIEGLIGFFVNTLVLRTDLSGNPTFRELLSRVREVTMSAYARQDVPFEQLVEELQPERSLHQNPLFQVVFSLQNAPSQQLQLPGLKLSYVNLEVKTARFDLEFHLWDAADNFRSFYGKDWQYADSFRGAAIYNTDLFDRAAISRMLEHFKILLSSIIANPERRIANLPLLSEAERQRLLIECNNTRRDYPRNKCVHELFEAIVEQNSSAIALTFADQQFTYREVNDRSNQLAHYLQKLGVGAGVLVGICAARSPDTIIGMLGILKAGGAYLPLDPSYPGDRLNFMLADAGVNVLLVQSKLADIFAGFEGAIACLDDREIFAKESTANLANTATSDNLAYLIYTSGSTGKPKGVAIPHKAVNRLVINTNYVKLLAADKVAQVSNTSFDAATFEIWGALLNGAHVVIINTETMLSPRELASEIRQQGITILFLTTALFQKMAASVPQAFNSLRYLLFGGEVADPKCVREVLQKGPPEHLIHVYGPTENTTFSTFYKLQGVPKQAASVPIGLPIANTQIYILDSYLQPVPIGIPGELHVGGDGLAECYLNRPDLTAEKFIANPFTANSELGELRNAKLYKTGDLARYLPDGNIEFLGRIDSQVKIRGYRIELGEIEAMLNQYPGVKAAAVIVRENISGDKYLAAYIVIDSINYQLQVNQLQADNLREFLKQKLPGYMVPKTLGVLESLPLNPNGKVDRAVLLKIDAEIGDSQENYRAPRTEVEEVVAQIWAKVLGKQQVSVCDNFFELGGHSLLATQLISRIRDAFQIELSVRNLFESPTTASLAKYIETVCWAAKNQQVSQQAVDAREDVQF
- a CDS encoding bifunctional cobalt-precorrin-7 (C(5))-methyltransferase/cobalt-precorrin-6B (C(15))-methyltransferase; translated protein: MTSQVSTQSLIPSPQQKWLSVVGIGEDGLSGLSAIAQSLIDRAKIIVGGARHLAMLPKDDREKLVWASPIEATIDEIIRRQGQPVCILASGDPMCHGIGVTLTRRIPISQITIIPAASAFSLACARLGWPLAEIETFSLTNRPIAAIASAFYPGARLLVLSADKHTPAKVAAMLTERGFGDSQIAILERMGGELERVIEGIAATWEATDLADLNTIAMAVIATPGTFPLPRISGLPDIAFHHDGQLTKREVRAITLSTLAPIPGELLWDVGAGCGSIAIEWMRSHRHCRAIAIERHQTRLQYIADNAAALGVPSLKIVAGEAPEALKDLPQPDAVFIGGGATTDTLFETCWNALRSHGRLVVNAVTIESELKVLQWHSEYGGELIRISIDRTVAIGSFLGWKPSAPITQWIAVKPAS
- the cobG gene encoding precorrin-3B synthase, translated to MLSLPDLPTCPGLFYGSVARDGILSRMRIPGGILNTVQCCAIADLTEELGGGYVQVTNRANLQIREMRSIIGTEVFTKLQELGIAPSYLEIDPLRNIMASPTAGIDSQQLLDTRLLVKEFDDYLQTHPELSALSPKFSICFDGGESVSVRDRLNDIILVAERRSPLKEIVFRLFLNETKYPDTGIIIPQSQCISVLAACAQVYLNYTKDRGLIKDRKPRLRHLLEDWGQDFYLEQIEKYLSFPLQRISPEKGMTPVLTNGNQSDFEYKINPVKTKTNQGHFGEDINQFPTKATTKDLQNSVFSSYNYLGIHLQNQPGLSYIGIALSLGKLESKQLRSLANLAQTYGSGTIRLTPWQNLLISDIPNSQLPDIKQAITALGLHWSANRPDSALIACSGKTGCASGATDTQGDALKLAKDLGTKLRLDRPINIHFSGCQKSCAQHNPSEITLLGTEIKNGSQKIASYIMYVGAKDSPFGRQLFPDVNPADISSLIEGMLRVYQKMRSPNESFGEFADRHPISQLQQWLNPTQIQHSASHSVTEV
- a CDS encoding precorrin-8X methylmutase, producing MDYIRDGTEIYLKSFAIIRAEADLSSLPADLESLAVRLIHSCGMTDIVADLAASPGAAIAGRKALADGAPILCDSRMVAQGITRSRLPVDNAIICTLQHPDVPALAQRIGNTRSAAALELWQDDLKGAVVAIGNAPTALFRLLELLDAGMPKPALILGFPVGFVGAAESKAELAANSRGVPFITLHGRRGGSAMATAAVNALAKLDEI
- a CDS encoding precorrin-2 C(20)-methyltransferase, translating into MTKSTGKLYGLGIGPGDPELLTLKAYRILQSVPVIAYPAMENGKVLARSIVADYLRPEQIEIPMPLPFSPTRSSQPYYDIAAEKIAHYLSEGQDVAVLCEGDPFLFGSFMYLFNRLSGKFTTEVVPGISSTLASAAQLGAPLTYRNDVLSIMPATLSAEILRDRLAVADAAIIIKLGRHFSKVRDVLIELGLFERALYIERATMLNQRIVAIAQVEPAEVPYWALIVIPSQQKSVS